Genomic segment of Apium graveolens cultivar Ventura chromosome 7, ASM990537v1, whole genome shotgun sequence:
GAGTAAATGTGTCTTGGTTTTACTTATAAATGATGGGAATTATCTTATTGCGGTATTCCTAGGATCACATAAATAGATCTGTTAGAAACTAAAGAATTGGCATTTCAAATCCGTCTTTTTCCGTCTCTATGTGCGACTCCAGACAACTATCATCATAATACAGTTTAACTAATATAACCATATTCAGTACTTAACATCGGAAATCTGATGCTTTTATTGTTAAAGTAAGCTATGATATGCCTAGGCTATCATTGTAGATTTGGATATCTATCCAACAACTCTCAGTATATAGTGAAACCTAGTTTTTAAGCACGCATAAATGGTAGAATGACACTATTGACTTTAACCATTCCCGTTGTTTAGTAACTTCATGTTGAGCTTTAAATGGTTGGATTTTGTTATTGTAATCATCAGAGGTACGTATAACCAGAACATTACAACAGTTTGATGGTAATTAGAAACTGTGTTTGGTTCATTAACATCATATTTTTAAAGAAAGGAGTGTAAAGATCAAGCAAGTGTACTAAATTTAAAAAGGAACTAGCAACGGAAATTGGTTTTCTTGTGATTAGTTACATTTCTTGAATGCATTGCGAGCACTACAAACTTGTTCATTTCTTGATAAGATGTTTAATCTTTGTTAAGAAGCTAATAGCAGCTGTGTTTACTCTCTGCCTGTGTTTTAACTATTATATTTTACCTGGAGTTGCAGGTTACTTTGGTGGTCCTGCTTCAGTTGTGGACTGCTACTTTCCTCTACGATGCTGGTTGGCTGAAAATTCTGACGGTAGCATACTTTTTTGGTTCTTTTCTTAACCACAATCTCTTCTTAGCCATTCATGAGCTCAGTCACAACCTTGCCTTCTCCACTCCAGTCTACAACCGCTGGCTTGGAATTTTTGCTAACCTGCCAATTGGGGTGCCCATGTCTGTTACCTTTCAAAAATATCATCTTGAACATCATCGCTTTCAAGGTGTTGATGGTGTTGATATGGACATTCCAACTCTCACCGAAGCTCAAGTTGTTACCAATGTTTTTGCAAAATCCATATGGGTCATCTTTCAACTCTTCTTTTACGCTTTTCGGCCTTTATTTATCAAACCAAAACCCCCTGGTATATGGGAGTTTATAAATTTAACTATCCAGCTAGCCCTTGACGCCTCTGTAGTTTACATCTGGGGTTGGAAGTCTTTTGGCTATATGATCCTGTCCACATTCGTCGGAGGTGGGATGCATCCAATGGCCGGTCACTTCATCTCTGAACATTATGTCTTCAAAGAGGAACAAGAAACATACTCCTACTATGGTCCCTTAAATCTTATGACATGGAATGTAGGTTACCACAATGAACACCATGATTTCCCAAGAATCGCCGGTTACAAGCTTCACAAGGTGAAGGAGATTGCACCAGAATATTATGAAAATTTGGATTCATACAGATCTTGGAGCCAGGTAATTTACATGTATTTAATGGATTGTACAGTTGGGCCCTATAGTAGGATGAAGAGGAAGTTGTCAACTAAAAGAGCAAACTAAGTGCCGTGATGATGATGCAACAAATTCTTACATTAGTGTAACATTACACAATACACGTGGAACCCCAGATTAGGGTGAGTGCATTTACTGACAGTGTAAAATGTAACTTATATACGGAATTACAGAGATTTATAATAAAGAGTGGATACATTATCCAACAATTCTGCGAAATGCTACGAGTCTTAATTACACTCGCAGAAAGTGAGAATTTGTGTACATATTCTACTGATTGTGCGTGAgatcataaaattgacatgcaacaGAAACCCCCTTTTCCTAACCTTGATGATCTAATCCTTTTGGTTTAGGTGTCCCAAATCAAGTTTCTTGTGGTGCCACTTTTTCTCTATAGTCCTTTTCACTCTTCTTTCCCATTTCTAGCTTGTCTTTGTGTTGGAATGCAATTATAGATCCTTACAATGGCAGCATGGTGGAGTGCAAGTCCATAATGATTCCGAATTATTATGATCTAGTGAATGAAAAAACTATAGAATCATAACATTAGACCACATCATCCCACAATTATCAACTAGAATCGAAACCAACATATTGATAggaaatatttaaaattttgattCTCGAATTCTGCCTTACATTTCTTGTTACAGCATCATAATGTCTACCTACAAAACCTAAAAGTCATTCCTCGTAAAAAAATTCTCTTCGTCTTAAACTCAGATgatatttcttttattatttacTTGCTTCCCTCCCCCAGCCCATTCACAACCTGAGCCTGGCAGCTGTGAAATGAATCTGACATTCAGACATAGTCGGCGAAGGTAAAGTATGTTCCACCAATAATGCTGGGAAGTTGCTGAACTGAAGTATATGGAGGAAGGTAAGGGATGGACTCATCGTCTCGCTCATAGAACATTTCCATATCTGTTTTCAGGGTTTTCATAACTGTGGCCAACAAGATTGATACTCCCTGCAAACAACAGAATTCAATAAACATTGTGAATTCTTAGTTACAAGACAAAAGCAACATAATTTGAAGTTCTCGTGATAATCTCTTCATCTACCTGTGCTAAGACAATCAACACTGCCAGCCATTTACACATATTTAACTCCAACTCCACATAATGTTTGAAATTGTCGAATCTCCCTGTTGGATCGTTTGGCAAGTACTGATACAGAATATGACAAAGATTCGTGACTGACAAGAACGAAATTTTCATATTTTCGTAGACAGTAATCAAGAAATGAACATACCTTCTCCCATTGGGAACTCAAGAATATGTGTGCCATCATAAGAGTCTCTATAAACAGAAGCAAAGACATAACAAATATGTACTATCTGATATTAAGGTCAATCATATACAAAATGCTTCTAATACTTGAAAAATATTCCAAAGCTGCTATAACTTGGTTGGGAAAAGGATACACAAGAGAGGAAGTGTGAATAAGCAGTGTGAGCAGCAAAGTGGCCAAGGCATGTAATGGCACAGAAGCTGATTCCCAGGCCAATAAAAGCATGTATAAACCTGCAAGTTTTTCACCAGAAAAAGCACAAAGATCATCACCAAGGTACCATACTAAACATTATACAAGTTATATTAGTAGGGGCATGAGTACCATGGAAATGGAGTTCCATTATCAGGAGATGATTCTTTCGTGTCACTCTGCCATACCCGAATCAACCATAAGCCATACATGATCATCGCGATTCCAGCCAGTCCCGCGATAGAGTTGAAAAACTTAAGTAATTGTTGAAGGTAACTCTTCATCTTTTTCTCTTTCTCCATTCAAGTAGACGGAAAGTGCGATTGCTGAGCTTCCCTTTATTTCACTTGTGTGTGTACTTGTGTTTAtaaaaagcttggagttgaagCAATGTAAAGTGAGACTATATAGTGTCACGGGGGATTGAGAGTCCAATTGAAATAATTACATGGTGGTCTTTTTCAGAAATTTGTTTTGTTGATATTATATCCGAATGGTGGTGGACCATTGAACTGTTAAAAACAAGTAACAAGAGTAAGTCCATTTTGCGATGCTACATGTGTTTCCGATTCATCATTCCTATAAATTCTGAGTTGCTGATAAACCATAATCGACATCTTAATCGATTCATTCCGATTTACGAAATTCACCACTTTCAATCATCAATCATATTTTGTATCATAAAATGTTGATCGTGTTTTTTGTTTGGAGATGTACTGGAATCTTTGACATCACCTTGATTGAAAAGAAACTGAAGAAGTGAACAAGAGATAATCAGTGAAAGGAAAGTTTAAGAAGCACGCAAAAATTTGTTGCGTATTAGGAAAAATGTTAGTGTTTTTCATGTTCAGGTGATGTCATATCCTGTTGCTTCTACACATCTACTAAGATCACTAATTAAGTGTCTTCTATAAGCAATGTGCTTAAAAGGGTTATCTGAGAGTTGCCTTTATTCAGCTCCCTTAAAATTAAAGTTACAAAGTAATTAAAGTTATGGAGTGGTTTATTAACAAATCACTTTTTTTAATAATCAGGCTTACAATTGCTACATCGGCGGCTACAAGTATTTTGACACGAATTTCGGAAATTATTAGACTTGTCGCTCAAAATGTGAAGTGTATTGCATTAACACTTATTTTGGTTTCGAAGTCGACTTGATTTTTTAAAAGAATTCCAATAGTAAGCCTTATTTCTAAAATAAAACGTCAATTATTATGCATAAATGGTTTTGTTTTTATGTTAATTAAAACACGAATAATAAAAATTACACCGTGCAAGTATAAAATTTACTTGATTGATTAGATTTCACATTCCATTCAAATTACGTGACAGTAATAATTGAAGGGAAAAGAAATTATGACAGGAACCTAGCTGAGTTTGACATATTTCTTAGTTTTCTCTAGGCGTGTATATATCTTTTATTGCAAAGGACATCTACTAAATAAGTCCTTTTTTATCTAAAATTGAAACGTACTAAATTTGTGTATCAGCAATTTTTTTTTACTAATTTGGCTTATATCTCTTACAATTAAGTATCTCTTCCAACAAATCTCGGGATAAGCGAAAATCGAACCCAGATACTGAATGACAAGAGATAAGCCCTTAACTGAGTCAAATAATTCGTAAGCTCAATTCGTAAAATATTCAAATTCGACTCGACAATAGTTGAGTCGAGATCGAGCTATTCGAGTAATTTACAAAGCCAAACTCAAACTTCTGGTCGTGAGACGCGAGCCTAATCAATCTTGTGTTATTATTAATTTTTGTTAATTTAAATatgttaattatatatattattatatttatatatatttttcgTATTTCTAGTCGAACCCACTTATTGCATTCGAACTTTTCTCAATACTTAATAAAGTCAAGTCGAGTTTTCAAGCATAACTTGAATATATCGAATTTTGATCAAGTCGAAACTTGAAATTTATAATTCGGTCTACCTCAAGCTTGTGTTATTTAGTCTTGCAATCATGGTTGTAAAAATCGGAAATCGGACTAAATTGGTTGAGTCTGATTTGTGATTTATCGGAAATCGAGAATTTATCGGAATACTAAATCGGAAACAAATCggagatatttaaaaattatttttaaaaatatatataataaaatttaaccATTATTATGTTTATATGATATTACAACAACATATCTCCTGATTGAGTTCTCACTAATCTTTTCCTTGGATTTGTGAGTTTCAGCATTCAGTGCAACAAACTTTATCTTGTTTCCTTTCTTATTATTCCTTTGTTGAATCTCCCAAGTCATGAGTTTCAGCATTTCATAGATTCTATCTAATGAATGTTGATCCAGGTTATATTGTTGCCTGATGATAGATGTCTGAGTATCACATTCTTCAGGAAGAGTTCTAAGAAACTTAGTGTTAGAGTCTTCTTTATCATACTCATTTccaatcaatgacaaatcattcagtATTGTCAGGAATCTGTCATAGGTGTCGGTAAAAAACTCATCAGATTTTACCTCAAACTGTTCATACTCATAAATAAGAACAGCTCTTCTATTTTTCTTAATAGCCAGAGTTCATTGACACTGTGTTTCTAGTGCATCCCATATCTTATTTGTAGTTTTGCAGACAATCACTTTATTTGACATAACATAGTATAAACTGTTATGTTGAATGTTCCTTACTTTGGCATTTTGTTCGCTGTAATTCTAACacgaaaatacacgcaagcgtatgcgatcacaagtagtataagatataagtcaagttcgttcccacagaggcTGGTTTaagttaagttcagattatgcacatatgcaacaatgtatggttatcgttcaatgctaagacaagtaATAATTTGAGTTTTGATTTTACTAAGAGGTTATACTAAATAGCATGAACTAAGAGTATTAAGATTGAATTACTTATTTGAGAataaacatgagattctaacttcattaaatactttattcaaagtttatgtctttaaccctagcatgtgatggtgatgacaactaatcagataacacaaaattagtatacgccaactttcgttatacgtataccctactaccAAACATCCAGAATTAAGATCGAAgttgaatagataccaattattCTTAGTCCCTACATGTCTATAAGgattgaaaacataatggtttaagaacaagttatctatcgtgattacataggatgaataagatggttaaaattacccacgaattatgcatgtcaattcatacataaacctattctagcatgacaagttctaaacctctatattttttgtcgcttcaatagagattaacaaacaatcttagatgttagctacgcatcaaagacgaataaacacaactaaattaggaaatcataaatcatcacacacaaaggattataaaataattaactattgaaatctatagataaatccgttagaacctcatgacaatgattagttcgTAATCGAACTCATTGTCagcatgggttccaatgaaaacatgataataaacaagataagagtactagggttcaaagaaaaatcgaaaacaagcatccaaagtatcaacTTTATTGAAGAATATAAAAGTCTTCTACTCCGTAGATGTCTTatgctctctaggtcttcgtattgctTTCCCTTGGCTCCTTGTTATTAAAAACGAATTATTATTGGCTTATATATGATTCTGGACGACCTGGGCCCTCAAAATCATCAAAACAGGCTTGAAACAGGATTCTGGATCAGAACTCTGGCGCGGCCGCCCCATACTCCGCGTGGGCGCGCGGCCTTTCTATCAATCTGGCGTGGCTGCCCCGCTTCccgcgcgggcgcgccgtgcctCTGGAATTTTCTTCATTTTCTTGTTTCTACTGTATTTTGAGTTTCGTCTGTCAGAATTTGGCGATTCAATAGTCCACGCGAAGCTATCGAGATTCTCTTCAACATGAGAATGGTCTTGACTTCAGAACCTGACCTCCTTTCAGCATATTTCTTTGAAAAATTCATTTATTCATCCAACCAATGCTTGTAAtgtaataacacaaaaatacatcaaaaatataaataacttaagtccaaaacaccaacttaagcttgtaatgaagcgttgcaagtagatataaaatccacttatcacacccccaaacttgaatcgatatttgtcctcaagcataaaaagactcaaaactacaaaactaatgcatgaatgcaactacgtgaatgcaactaaatgataatgcaatcgatcccctcagaataaccataaccaaatgaataagccaatgcctctaagaatgcaacaacttaaaacagagttcgaataaatcccataaaccaactcataaatcagaaatgtgtgtgtgtggatgcttaacatatatactctcgatactagatcaataaacataacttatctatcatcaaaataatcacaagtttataaacagaatagacgttaaacacataatgactcacaacacctcatTTCTATTGGAGTTATataaggattcatgctattattgaacacataacaaatatGCTTATTCGACCTTGCAATGAATGAgatcccaaaagacttatgcaataatacccatgtagcgagcgttaggttagcggatcccagactatcaaagccttaggtcactgagaacaaagtcccctagaacttaataactcgagtattaaagagctcacccttggtcaattatgcataacacatactcttttttttctcttttcttttttttttctcttttttaatttttttcaataatttctgaatgagtgtatttcgctccatctcattcaaccctagactactcataaatatgagtcggctactagccatttgacgcctagccttattcataactagcaatgaaattCTAGTTTTTTTCCAGTTTAAAAATTAGTGTTCTTTTGTCATTAAGAGAATACcaaaaaatttatatataaacaagtgattaaatctcaacaaataaacaagtatgatcatgatatagatcaaaagcaacctataagacttgtgattttttttctggcatgcaaatcaattcattagacttaaacaaccctctattcgtcatcactacactcaaattaacatcaacttatcaatcagaaatagctcaacctaagggatcatgctatatgcatgcaaatgcaactatatgaactcacataaaaacacaaacaaatatgtcctatatgcacaatcatgcaaaaatatgattGAAATACAACCAAACATGCAACCTGAATCTATATGAATGTATGGatacacacaaactaatccttacattatcaccccaaacttaaaattttcaatgtcctcattgaaggtaataataaggatttcaggcatacctagttatcAGAAa
This window contains:
- the LOC141672267 gene encoding sphingolipid delta(4)-desaturase DES1-like — translated: MGEMGQDFYWSHTDEPHASRRRQILSKYPQIKHLFGPDPWAFLKVTLVVLLQLWTATFLYDAGWLKILTVAYFFGSFLNHNLFLAIHELSHNLAFSTPVYNRWLGIFANLPIGVPMSVTFQKYHLEHHRFQGVDGVDMDIPTLTEAQVVTNVFAKSIWVIFQLFFYAFRPLFIKPKPPGIWEFINLTIQLALDASVVYIWGWKSFGYMILSTFVGGGMHPMAGHFISEHYVFKEEQETYSYYGPLNLMTWNVGYHNEHHDFPRIAGYKLHKVKEIAPEYYENLDSYRSWSQVIYMYLMDCTVGPYSRMKRKLSTKRAN
- the LOC141672269 gene encoding tetraspanin-19-like is translated as MEKEKKMKSYLQQLLKFFNSIAGLAGIAMIMYGLWLIRVWQSDTKESSPDNGTPFPWFIHAFIGLGISFCAITCLGHFAAHTAYSHFLSCYIFVMSLLLFIETLMMAHIFLSSQWEKYLPNDPTGRFDNFKHYVELELNMCKWLAVLIVLAQGVSILLATVMKTLKTDMEMFYERDDESIPYLPPYTSVQQLPSIIGGTYFTFADYV